A window of Mycolicibacterium madagascariense genomic DNA:
TCGGCCGGAGCCGGGCGGATCGTCCTCAACGGACGCTCGGCGCCGAGTCCCGAGGCGCAGCAGGCGATCGACCGCTTCGTCGCCGCGGGCGCCGACGTCCACGTCGAACTCGGCGACGTCGCCGAGCCGGGTACGGCCGATCGTCTCGTGGCGGCGGCCACCGCATCCGGTCTGCCCGTGCGGGGCGTCCTGCACGCCGCCGCGGTGGTCGAGGACGCCACGCTGACCAACATCAGCGGTGACCTCATCGACCGCTGCTGGACGCCAAAGGTCCACGGCGCCTGGAATATTCATCAGGCTCTGCACGAGGTCGAGGTGTCCCAGCCGCTGGACTGGTTCTGCTCGTTCTCCTCGGCGGCCGCACTGGTCGGCTCGCCGGGACAGGGCGCGTACTCCGCGGCCAACAGCTGGCTGGACTCGTTCGCGCACTGGCGGGCGGCCCAGGGTTACCCCGGCACCTCCATCGCGTGGGGCGCCTGGAGCGAGGTCGGGCGGGCGACGGCCTTCGCCGAGGACTTCGGCATGGCGATCACCTCCGAGGAGGGCGTCCGCGCGCTCACCGCGCTGTTGAGCCACGACCGGACCTACAGCGGCTATGCGCCGCTCGTCGGCACGCCGTGGCTGACGTCCTTCGCACAGCGCAGCAAGTTCGCCGAGGGTTTCCAGGCGATGAGCGGCGGTCAGAAGGACACGGGCAAGTTCCGGGCCGAGTTGCAGGCGTTGCCGCGCGAGGAGTGGCCGAGCCACATCCGGCGGCTGGTGTCCGACCAGATCAGCCTGCTGCTGCGACGCAGCATCGATCCCGATCGACCGCTGTCGGACTACGGCCTCGACTCGCTCGGAAACCTCGAGCTGCGCACGCGCATCGAGACCGAGACGGGCATCCGCATCCAGCCGACGCACATCACGACGGTCCGCGGGCTCGCCGAGCACCTGTGCGAGCAGTTGGAGTCCAGGGAAGCGGCTCTGGCAAGCTCGTGACGGCACGGGTGGGTCCAGAGTCAGGCAAAGGAGGGGAACGTTGCGGGTAGGGCCGTTGTCGGTGGGCACGCTCACCGATTGGGAACCGAGCGCGGGCACGGCCGTGTCCTGGCAGCCGTCACGGGCGGCGTTGGCGGCGGCAGCGCAGGCGCCGCAGAGCGACGTCCCGGTCAGCTACATGCAGGCGCAGCACATCCGCGGCTTCTACGACCAGCGGGCCAACGGTCTGGACTACTCGCGGCTGATGATCGTCAGCTGCGATGCGCCGGGCCGCTGCGACGTGCGCGCGATGACCTACGTCATCAACGCCCACCTGCGCAGGCACGACACCTACCGCAGCATGTTCTCCTACGACGGCGACGGACCGGTCGGCCGCCGCACGATCGAGGACCCGGCCGACATCGAGTTCGTCCCGGTCCGCCACGGCGAGCTGACCCTGGACGAGGCCAGGGACCTGGTGGTCGCGACGCCCGATCCGCTGCAGTGGGACTGCTTCCGGTTCGGCATCGTCCAGGACGAGGACCACTTCACGTTCTTCGCCAGCATCGACCACGTGCACGTCGACGCGATGATCGTCGGCACCACGCTGATCGAGTTCCACATGATGTACCTGGCGCTGGTCGGCGGCCATCCGCCGATTCCGCTGCCGGAGGCAGGCAGCTACGACGAGTTCTGCCGCAGGCAGTTGGTGTTCACCGAGGGGCTGACGGCCGACTCGCCGCAGGTGAAGTCCTGGATCCAGTTCGCGCAGGGCAACGACGGCAACATGCCGGCGTTCCCGCTGCCGATGGGTGACCCGACGGTGCTCGACCTCGCCGACATCGTCACCGCGACCATGCTCGACGAAGACCAGACCGCCCGGTTCGAGGACGCGTGCACGGCCGCAGGCGCCCGGTTCATCGGCGGGGTGCTCGCGTGCAGTGCGCTGGCCGAGCACGAACTGATCGGGGCCGACACGTACTACGGGCTCACCCCCAGCGACACCCGCCGCAGCGCGACCGACATGGCGACGCAGGGCTGGTTCACGGGGCTGGTGCCGATCACCGTGCCGATCGCGGGCGCGTCGTTCGGCGAAGCCGCCCGGACCGCGCAGGTGTCCTTCGACACCGGGTTGAGCCTGGCCGAGGTGCCCTACGACCGCGTCCTGGAGCTGGCCCCCGAACTGAGCAAGCCGCGGCCCAACTTCCCGGTGGTCAACTTCCTCGACGCCGGCACCGCGCCGCTGTCGGTGTTGCTCACGGCCGATCTCGGCGACCTCAACATCGGCATCTACAGCGACGGCCGGTTCTCCTACCAGCTCTGCATCTACGTCATGCGGGTCGCCAACGAGACCGCCGTCGCAGTGATGTTCCCCGACAATCCCGAGGCGCAGGCGTCGGTGGCGAAGTACCTCGCCGCGCTGAAGTCGGTCTTCGCACGAGTGGCCGAGAGTGGGCACTGGCGCAATGTGGCGTGAGGCGTTCGGCGCCGCACCGAACCCGGAGGTATCCGCATCTTCGAACGGCTAGGTCAACTCGTCGCCAGGTGGCCGTGGGTCGTGATCGGGTGCTGGGTGGTGCTCGCGGTGGCGATGCCGCTGGCGGTCCCGTCGCTGACGGTGATGTCCGAGCGCAACCCCGTCGCGATCCTGCCCGCCGACGCGCCGTCGACGGTCACGGCCAAGGAGATCAGCCGGACCTTCAAGGAGGCGGGGTCCGAGAACGTCCTCGTCGTCCTGCTGACCGACGACGCCGGTCTCGGGCCTGCCGACGAGAAGGCCTACGCCACCCTCGTCGACCGGTTGCGCCAGGACAACGGCGACGTCCAGATGCTGCAGGACTTCATCAGCACGCCGGAGTTGCGACAGGTGCTGGCCAGCAAAGACGGCAAGGCGTGGATCCTGCCCGTCGGACTGGCGGGTGAGCTCGGTACGCCGGAGTCCTATTCGGCCTACACCCGGGTGTCGGACATCGTCAGGCACACGCTGAGCGGCACGTCGCTCACGGCTCATCTGACGGGTCCGGCGTCGACCGTCGCCGACCTCACGGTCGCCGGCGCCAACGACCGGCTGCCGATCGAGCTGGCGATCACGATCCTGCTGCTGATCATCCTGGCCGTGATCTACCGCAATCCGGCCACCATGATGCTGCCGCTGGTCACCATCGGCGCGTCGCTGCTGACCGCGCAGGGGGTGGTCGCGGCCATCTCGCTGTTCACCGGACTGTCCATCTCCAACCAGACGATCGTGTTCTTGAGCGCCATGATCGCCGGCGCGGGAACCGACTACGCGGTCTTCCTCATCAGTCGCTATCACGACTACGTGCGGCTCGGCGACGATTCGGACCGCGCCGTGCAGAAGGCCCTCGTCTCGATCGGCAAAGTCATCGCCGCGTCCGCCGCGACGGTCGGCGTCACGTTCCTCGGCATGGGCTTCGCGAAGCTCGGCGTGTTCTCCACGGTCGGCGTGGCGCTGGCGGTCGCGATCGCCGTCGCGTTCCTGGCCGCGGTGACCCTGCTGCCCGCGGTCCTGGTCCTGGCCGGTCGGCGCGGATGGGTCGGGCCCAGACGCGAACTCACGGCACGGTTCTGGCGGCATACCGCGGTGCGCATCGTGCGGCGTCCCGCGCGGTCGCTGGTGGCCAGCCTGGTGATCCTGCTGGCGTTGGCCGGCTGCGCGGGGCTGGTGCGGTTCAACTACGACGACCGCAAGCAGCTGCCCGGCTCGGCGGACAGCTCCGTCGGCTACGCCGCCCTCGAACGGCACTTCCCGGTCAACGAGACCATCCCCGAATACCTGTTCATCACCTCGCCGCAGGACCTGCGCACCCCGCGGGCGCTGGCCGATCTGGAGCAGATGGCGCAGCGCGTCAGCCAGATCCCCGGCATCGCGATGGTGCGCGGCGTGACGCGACCGACGGGCGAGTCCCTCGAAGAGGCCAGGGCGACGTATCAGGCCGGGCAGGTCGGTAGCCAGCTCGGCGGGGCCTCGAACCTGATCAACGGCAGCACCGGCGACCTCAACCGTCTGGCGTCCGGGGCGAACCAGTTGGCGGGCGGCCTCGGCGACGTCCGCGGCCGGGTGAACATGGCGATCGGCAGCGTCGGCAGTCTCATCGACACGCTGGCCGCCGTGCAGAACCAGTTCGGCGGCGGGACGACGTTCGGCCAGTTCGGCGACGCGACGAAGATCATCGCGGGCATCCGGCAGCTCGGCCAGCTCATCGAGACCAGCTTCCAGAACTACAACCCGACCTTCGAATGGCTCGACCCGGTGATCGCCTCGCTGAACGACAGCCCGGTCTGCAACGTCAACCCGGTGTGCGTCACGGCGCGCGGCCAGTTCGTCCGCCTGCAGACCGCGCGCGACGACGGCAGCCTCGACAAGATCGTCACCCTCGGCAAGCAATTGCAGGACACCGGCCCGCTGGACAAGCTGTCGTCGTCGATCAACAGCCTCAGCTCGACCATGCAAACCGCGACGACCGCGTTGCGCAAGCTGGGCATCACCGATGCGCGCAGCGCCAAGGTCCAGGTCGGCGTCGTGCAGAAGAGCGCCAACGATCTGGCCGGCGCGAGCCAGCAGATCGCCAACGGCGTGACGTTACTCGTCGATCAGACCAAGCGGATGGGCATCGGTCTCGACGAGGCGTCGAGCTTCCTCATGTCGATGGGGCAGAACGCGTCGGATCCCTCGATGGCGGGTTTCAACATCCCCGCAGAAGTGTTGGGCACCAACGATTTCCGCAAGATGGCCGCCCTGTTCATCTCACCCGATGGACATTCGGTGCGGTACTTCGTCCAGACCGACCTCAACCCGTTCAGCACCCAGGCGATGGACCAGGTCAACACGATCCTCGCGACCGCGAAGGGCGCACAGCCCAATACGACGCTCGCCGACGCCAAGATCTCGATGTCGGGCTATCCCGTCACGCTGCGCGACACCAGGGACTACTACGACCACGACATCACGCTCATCGTGTCGGTCACCGTCATCGTCGTGCTGTTGATCCTGATGGTGCTGCTGCGAGCCGTCGTGGCGCCGCTGTATCTGGTGGGCTCCGTGGTCATTTCGTATCTGTCGGCGCTCGGCATCGGCGTGCTGTTCTTCCAGGTCATCCTGGGGCAGCAATTGCATTGGAGCGTACCGGGATTGGCGTTCGTGGTGCTGGTGGCGGTGGGGGCCGACTACAACATGCTGCTGGCGTCGCGCCTGCGGGAGGAGTCCGGCCTCGGCGTCCGCTCCGGGGTGATCCGCACGGTGCGCTCCACCGGTGGCGTCATCACCGCGGCGGGGCTGATCTTCGCCGCGTCGATGTTCGGGTTGCTGTTCTCCAGCATCGGCGTCGTCGTGCAGGGCGGGTTCGTCATCGGCGTCGGCATCCTCGTCGACACGTTCCTGGTGCGCTCCATCACCGTGCCGTCGATCGCCGCCCTGCTTGGGCGCGCCAGCTGGTGGCCGTCACGACCGTGGGAACAGCAGGCCTCGGCCGACGAGCCGGAGGAGCCCAGGACGGTCTTCGACAAGGTCTGACCGACGAGCCGCGAATGGCCAATCATGGCTCGGCTCTTGCGATTTGGCGTGTGATGGGCGGCCGCCCCGGGGCAGGGTGGGTCAGGGAAGGGGCGGCAGGAAGCTCCGCACCTGAGCGAAGGTGCCCTCGATGGTGTCGCGGGTGGCCGGGTCGAGGATGCCGATCGGGTCCATGCCGTGGACCGGGTCGACGGACGTCGGGCGGTTCGCCGGGTCGTCGTAGCGCGAGTATCCCGCGTCGACGATGGGCTGCAGCACGCTGTCGATCTGATCGACGAAGCCATCGGACATGCCCAGATAGCGCAGCGGCAGCGTCATCGGCAGGTGGTTGACCGGGATCAGGTAGGTCGTGGTGGTCGCACCCTTGGAGTTGACCGTCGTCCGCATGTTCTGCGGCGGCACGTCGCCGGGTCCGGTGAACGCCGCGGGCGTGTGGACGATCGCCGACGCGGCGAACGCGTTGACGTCGGAGATGATGTTGTCGGGCCGGTCGGGGAAGTCGGAGAGGCCGTCGTAGGTCGCGATCACGCGGTTGGAGTCGTACTGGCTCTCCACCGGCTTGGGCATCGTGTAGTCGATGAACGGGATGTAGCTCCCCGGCGGGAACATGCCGGCCAGGAAGCTCTTGCCGAACGCGTGGTACCCGGTCGGATCGCCAATCGTGGTGAACTGCAGCTTGTCTCGCGGCGGCGCCTTCGGATCGTTGGCCAGCCGCACCTGCTCCTGGTCCAGCGCCAGGGTGCCCTGGGACAGGCCGACCGCCGCGGCGGGCTGGCTGCCGCTGCGGATCGCGGTGTTCAAGCTGTTGGTGGCCTGGGTGGCCGCGTCGCCGATGGTCACGCGGTCGGGCTTGTACCCGGCGGGCAGGAACATCGTCGGCACCCAGCTGAACGGGGCGCCCGCCGGGTAGTCGATCAGGTCGCGCTTGGCGTTGGGGAAGTATTCGTTGCCGGCGCGGTTGGTGTAGTCGACCCACGGAATGCCCGGCGGCCGCGCGCCACCGAGCGCGTAGACGACCTGCGCGGTGTTGCCCGGGCCCACCGGCGAGGGGACCGGGGGATTCGCCGGATCAGCCATCGCCACGCCGGTGCCGAAACCTCCGGCCGTGCCGACCAGACCCAGCGTCATCGCCCCAGCGAGAAGTCGTCTCAATGTCTTCTTCCTCGGTAGCCCGTCGCCTCGGTGATCGTCAAGACGGCCATCGTAACGACGACGACACGCGAAAACCAGGATGCTCGACCGGGTTTCGCCTCCCACGGTACTGGAGCCGGCAACGTCGTGCACCATCGACGCGTCCGTGCCCGGCTGTGAGTCGGCTGCCTGGTCACAGACCGACGAGGCCGACGCCGACGAGCAGTGCGCCGATCGCCGCCAACAGCGCAGCGACGTCGCGGCGGCGCCGTGATCGCACCCACCCGTGCAGGGCGCCCATCGCGTCGCGGGTCCGGTCGGGTGCGATCAGGTAGGCCAGCAGCGGGAGCTCCACCAGCGCGAAGGCCACGACGTTGAACCCGACCAGCGCGCCGACCCGGGTGCCCGCCGAGGCGTCGGAGGCCAGGATCACGGCGAGCGCGGCGAGGTAGTCGACCGACGGCAGCGCGATGCCGAGGCCCGCGAGCCCGGCCACCCACAGCGAACTGCCGTTGGCGAGGCGCCCGGCCCAGGTCGTCAGCCTGCCCGCATCGCCGGACCCTGGCAGTCGCAGCCCGCCGGCGAGCGCCGCGGCGACGACGATGGCCAGCACGCCGATCACGATCTGCACCCGGGGCAGCGTGAAGTGACGAGACCCCAGCAGCGCGGGGTCCAGCACGAACAGCACGATCAGGCCCACCGACACACCCATCGCGAAGCCGCCGCAGAGGAAGGCGACGAGTTGCCGCAGCGGCTGCGGCCGGTTCAGCATCAGCACGGCCATCCCGATGCGGAACGGCTCGAGGCTGACGGCGACGGCCATCACCAGCAGGGTGATCCACATCGGGTCGGCGCCGGTGCCGGTGAACCGGCTAGGCGTCCACCCGGGTGAACTGCCCGGCGCGGTACTGCTCGACGCACGTGCTGCGGCGCACCTTGCCGCTCGTGGTGATGGGGATCGAGCCGGGCGCGACGAGCACGAGGTCGGCGGCGTTGAGGCCGTGGGAGGCCGAGATGGCCGCGGTCACCTTGTTCTTGACCAGGGCGAGCTTGTCCTTGGACTCCTCGGAGTCGTCGCGCTTCCTGACCTCCATGATGGCGACGAGCTTCTCGGTGCGGTCCACGTCGACGGAGATCGCCGCGACGCGCCCGCCGGTGATCTCCTGCATCGTGGCCTCGATGTCCTCGGCGTAGTGGTTGCGCCCGTACACGATGAGCAGGTCCTTGATGCGGCCGACGATGAACAGCTCGCCCTCCGACATGAATCCCAGGTCGCCGGTGCGCAGCCACGGTCCCTCCGGCGTGCCCGGCGAGGGATCGACGATCATCCCGCCGAACGTCCGCTCGGTCTC
This region includes:
- a CDS encoding MMPL/RND family transporter, encoding MIGCWVVLAVAMPLAVPSLTVMSERNPVAILPADAPSTVTAKEISRTFKEAGSENVLVVLLTDDAGLGPADEKAYATLVDRLRQDNGDVQMLQDFISTPELRQVLASKDGKAWILPVGLAGELGTPESYSAYTRVSDIVRHTLSGTSLTAHLTGPASTVADLTVAGANDRLPIELAITILLLIILAVIYRNPATMMLPLVTIGASLLTAQGVVAAISLFTGLSISNQTIVFLSAMIAGAGTDYAVFLISRYHDYVRLGDDSDRAVQKALVSIGKVIAASAATVGVTFLGMGFAKLGVFSTVGVALAVAIAVAFLAAVTLLPAVLVLAGRRGWVGPRRELTARFWRHTAVRIVRRPARSLVASLVILLALAGCAGLVRFNYDDRKQLPGSADSSVGYAALERHFPVNETIPEYLFITSPQDLRTPRALADLEQMAQRVSQIPGIAMVRGVTRPTGESLEEARATYQAGQVGSQLGGASNLINGSTGDLNRLASGANQLAGGLGDVRGRVNMAIGSVGSLIDTLAAVQNQFGGGTTFGQFGDATKIIAGIRQLGQLIETSFQNYNPTFEWLDPVIASLNDSPVCNVNPVCVTARGQFVRLQTARDDGSLDKIVTLGKQLQDTGPLDKLSSSINSLSSTMQTATTALRKLGITDARSAKVQVGVVQKSANDLAGASQQIANGVTLLVDQTKRMGIGLDEASSFLMSMGQNASDPSMAGFNIPAEVLGTNDFRKMAALFISPDGHSVRYFVQTDLNPFSTQAMDQVNTILATAKGAQPNTTLADAKISMSGYPVTLRDTRDYYDHDITLIVSVTVIVVLLILMVLLRAVVAPLYLVGSVVISYLSALGIGVLFFQVILGQQLHWSVPGLAFVVLVAVGADYNMLLASRLREESGLGVRSGVIRTVRSTGGVITAAGLIFAASMFGLLFSSIGVVVQGGFVIGVGILVDTFLVRSITVPSIAALLGRASWWPSRPWEQQASADEPEEPRTVFDKV
- a CDS encoding PE-PPE domain-containing protein encodes the protein MRRLLAGAMTLGLVGTAGGFGTGVAMADPANPPVPSPVGPGNTAQVVYALGGARPPGIPWVDYTNRAGNEYFPNAKRDLIDYPAGAPFSWVPTMFLPAGYKPDRVTIGDAATQATNSLNTAIRSGSQPAAAVGLSQGTLALDQEQVRLANDPKAPPRDKLQFTTIGDPTGYHAFGKSFLAGMFPPGSYIPFIDYTMPKPVESQYDSNRVIATYDGLSDFPDRPDNIISDVNAFAASAIVHTPAAFTGPGDVPPQNMRTTVNSKGATTTTYLIPVNHLPMTLPLRYLGMSDGFVDQIDSVLQPIVDAGYSRYDDPANRPTSVDPVHGMDPIGILDPATRDTIEGTFAQVRSFLPPLP
- a CDS encoding GAP family protein; translated protein: MWITLLVMAVAVSLEPFRIGMAVLMLNRPQPLRQLVAFLCGGFAMGVSVGLIVLFVLDPALLGSRHFTLPRVQIVIGVLAIVVAAALAGGLRLPGSGDAGRLTTWAGRLANGSSLWVAGLAGLGIALPSVDYLAALAVILASDASAGTRVGALVGFNVVAFALVELPLLAYLIAPDRTRDAMGALHGWVRSRRRRDVAALLAAIGALLVGVGLVGL
- a CDS encoding condensation domain-containing protein; the protein is MRVGPLSVGTLTDWEPSAGTAVSWQPSRAALAAAAQAPQSDVPVSYMQAQHIRGFYDQRANGLDYSRLMIVSCDAPGRCDVRAMTYVINAHLRRHDTYRSMFSYDGDGPVGRRTIEDPADIEFVPVRHGELTLDEARDLVVATPDPLQWDCFRFGIVQDEDHFTFFASIDHVHVDAMIVGTTLIEFHMMYLALVGGHPPIPLPEAGSYDEFCRRQLVFTEGLTADSPQVKSWIQFAQGNDGNMPAFPLPMGDPTVLDLADIVTATMLDEDQTARFEDACTAAGARFIGGVLACSALAEHELIGADTYYGLTPSDTRRSATDMATQGWFTGLVPITVPIAGASFGEAARTAQVSFDTGLSLAEVPYDRVLELAPELSKPRPNFPVVNFLDAGTAPLSVLLTADLGDLNIGIYSDGRFSYQLCIYVMRVANETAVAVMFPDNPEAQASVAKYLAALKSVFARVAESGHWRNVA